DNA sequence from the Oreochromis niloticus isolate F11D_XX linkage group LG8, O_niloticus_UMD_NMBU, whole genome shotgun sequence genome:
TGGgacttcctcctcctcatctgcaTCTGCCTCCACctcttcctcttcatcctcctctgctGCATATTCTTCTTCAGATTCTTCCTCTTCTGCATCATCCTCATCTGAACCCTcaccttcttcttccttttcaaCATCCCCGTTCTCCTCAGAATCATCTTCTTCCTCATTATCAGCATTgtcatcttcctcctctgctgtcTCCTTCTCATCCTCCTGTTCTTCTTCCACCTTTTCATCAGTCTCTACCTCATCATCATCTGAGTCTTCATCTTTTTCTTCATTCCCTTTACCAACCTCAGCCGTTTCACTTTCTTCAGCCTCAGCCTCCTTAGCATTTCTATCATGGAGGCTTTCCTCCAGTTCGTTCAAGTCTTGGGCACTTACAATAGCAGAGAAAGGGACCTGGGATGAGCACAGCATCACAAGCAGGAGACCTACCACCCAAAATTTTACAGGTGCCATCTTGGGAGAAATGCAGCTTTGGAACTTGAAGACGGTCTTATTCTGGTTACTTTATTCTTccaccaaaaaccaaaacagtcgATGGAAGACAAAAAGCTTCTAAAGGCGCAGCAGATTTAGGCAGTGTTCAGGTCTTTTTCCCAGGCTCCTGAGAGACTGTTTGAAAAGAAGTGTGCTCACAGAGAGCAGAGTGCCAGCCTTGTGCTGGGAACACAGAGGACACAGTGGAAACACGactgtgtgtggctgtgtgtatttgagtGACAGAGGCACATGGCGAGAATGCTCCTGATGCCCTTAACACAGAGCATTAGAGaggtgagtgtgcatgtggtggaggaggagggggctACTGAACTGCAGGAGGGGGcaaaaataagattttttttttcttattagaaattacaataattaaataatttgaaGATAAAGTTATGGTTCtatacacagtttttttttgtcatagCTTCCAAACTATTCAGGAAAGAAGCAGAGCTTTGATAAATATActatgtgtgggttttttttagattaaTGGTTCGCACATTTTTGGAGTATTCTTCTCAGTATCTGCTATTTAATTTAGTGTAAACAAAAAATAGTGTCCACAGCAAATGAGAATACGTAAAGATCATGCAGACGTGCATGTACATGCAAGGAAGTGGAGAGGAAAGCACTTTGTGCTTACTTCCCAAAATAgcattttttggtctttttgtttttgtttgtttttttaactttggaGCCAGCAGGAGGACAACAGTGTTATAAAGTCCACACTCACAGTGGCACAGTCAGCTACAATactgcagagagcagccagGCTGAAAGCGATGACAGTGCCTCTCAGTGTGAGCTGCTCCTCCGGCAGTTGACAGGTGACGCAGCTAACTATTTACAGTGAAGGCTCCTTCAATAGCTTGTTCCA
Encoded proteins:
- the LOC100704310 gene encoding sarcoplasmic reticulum histidine-rich calcium-binding protein, encoding MAPVKFWVVGLLLVMLCSSQVPFSAIVSAQDLNELEESLHDRNAKEAEAEESETAEVGKGNEEKDEDSDDDEVETDEKVEEEQEDEKETAEEEDDNADNEEEDDSEENGDVEKEEEGEGSDEDDAEEEESEEEYAAEEDEEEEVEADADEEEEVPANNEEDDKKEARQEGNDEKTQGEDVDEEEADSAEEDTHEDDSEDEDDEAEGKDTKDNQGDSDEEEGVTDTPQFHSGSLCSVCSICEHCSNYCAKCPCEEGDESDHCEHCQGCSTCYICPILCETVCTPGGLVDELTGSLFQTVASLL